One Bradyrhizobium diazoefficiens DNA window includes the following coding sequences:
- a CDS encoding PAS domain-containing sensor histidine kinase, translating into MWAYFERILDSSMFSPHGICLLWEPELIWLHVVSDACIATAYFSIPFALTILVIKRRDLQFGWVYWAFAIFIMACGLTHVLSIYTLWVPIYGIEGLVKAATAIASIFTAAALWPLLPKILTIPSAFELQKVQAALEEEEIKTRDATLLLRQVGDAQRAMRESMTRLTAVVETAVDGVILFDAQNRILLFNPACERLFGYKAREVMNRNVRVLIPGEAGAVPDSQAPDFTTGGETTGLRKDGSTFPMDLSVGQATQDGELIFVGIVHDLTARKLTEQQLQQAQKMETVGQLSGGIAHDFNNLLTVIIGNAEHLSEQLKGRPDLRQFADDICESGERGAELTQRLLAFSRRQLLQPQAIDCRELLGSMLKLFKRTLRENIEIKTAFGPGTIQAFADRAQLESAVLNLALNAQDAMPAGGHLTLSTELAAIDDDYRALHPEIASGAYTLISVTDDGEGMTPDVIDHAFEPFFTTKEVGKGSGLGLSMVYGFAKQSDGHVSIYSEQGLGTTVRIYLPRVGAGQSVPEAPENDDAAPRGHETILIAEDDPFVRSAVILRVESLGYRVVAAVNGKEALQRLRADPGIDMLFTDIIMPGGMSGWELADQARRIRPGLPVLFTSGYALEALVEQGRAQAQAVILTKPYRKAELAQRLRDAFAAASVTS; encoded by the coding sequence ATGTGGGCCTATTTCGAACGTATCCTCGACTCCTCGATGTTCTCGCCGCACGGCATCTGCCTGCTGTGGGAGCCCGAGCTGATCTGGCTCCACGTCGTCTCCGACGCCTGCATCGCGACGGCGTATTTCTCGATCCCGTTCGCGCTCACCATTCTCGTCATCAAGCGGCGCGACCTCCAATTCGGCTGGGTCTACTGGGCGTTCGCGATCTTCATCATGGCCTGCGGCCTGACGCATGTGCTGTCGATCTACACGCTCTGGGTGCCGATCTACGGCATCGAGGGCCTGGTCAAGGCTGCGACCGCCATCGCATCGATCTTCACCGCGGCCGCGCTCTGGCCGCTCCTGCCGAAAATTCTGACGATCCCCTCCGCGTTCGAGCTTCAAAAGGTCCAGGCCGCGCTCGAGGAGGAGGAGATCAAGACGCGGGACGCGACGCTGTTGCTACGGCAAGTCGGGGACGCCCAGCGCGCGATGCGCGAGAGCATGACGCGGCTGACGGCGGTCGTCGAGACCGCGGTCGACGGCGTCATCCTGTTCGATGCGCAGAACCGCATCCTACTGTTCAATCCGGCCTGCGAGCGGTTGTTCGGCTACAAGGCAAGAGAGGTGATGAATCGGAACGTCAGGGTGCTGATACCCGGCGAAGCCGGCGCCGTGCCCGACAGCCAGGCACCGGATTTCACGACCGGCGGCGAGACGACCGGCCTGCGCAAGGACGGATCGACCTTTCCGATGGACCTGTCAGTCGGCCAGGCAACGCAGGACGGCGAGCTGATCTTCGTCGGCATCGTCCACGATTTGACCGCGCGCAAACTGACCGAGCAGCAGCTCCAGCAGGCGCAGAAGATGGAGACGGTCGGCCAGCTCTCCGGCGGCATCGCCCACGACTTCAACAATCTCCTGACCGTGATCATCGGCAATGCCGAGCATCTGAGCGAGCAACTCAAGGGCCGGCCCGATTTGCGGCAATTCGCCGACGACATCTGCGAGTCCGGGGAACGCGGCGCGGAGCTGACGCAGAGACTCCTGGCCTTCAGCCGCCGCCAACTGCTCCAGCCGCAAGCGATCGATTGCCGCGAGCTGCTGGGATCCATGCTCAAATTGTTCAAGCGCACCTTGCGTGAAAACATCGAGATCAAGACCGCCTTCGGTCCCGGTACGATCCAGGCCTTTGCGGACCGCGCCCAGCTCGAATCCGCCGTGCTGAACCTGGCGCTCAACGCGCAGGACGCGATGCCGGCCGGAGGCCACCTGACGCTCAGCACGGAATTGGCTGCGATCGATGACGATTATCGCGCGCTCCACCCGGAAATTGCGTCCGGCGCCTACACGCTGATTTCCGTCACCGATGACGGCGAAGGCATGACGCCTGACGTCATCGACCACGCCTTCGAGCCGTTCTTCACCACCAAGGAAGTCGGCAAGGGCTCGGGGCTCGGACTGAGCATGGTCTATGGCTTTGCAAAACAATCCGACGGCCATGTCTCGATCTATAGCGAGCAAGGCCTCGGGACGACCGTCCGGATCTATCTGCCGCGTGTCGGCGCCGGTCAGTCCGTGCCCGAAGCGCCCGAGAACGACGACGCGGCGCCGCGCGGACACGAGACCATCCTGATCGCGGAAGACGATCCATTCGTGCGCTCTGCGGTTATCCTCAGGGTGGAATCTCTTGGCTACCGCGTCGTCGCCGCCGTCAACGGCAAGGAGGCCTTGCAGCGGCTGCGCGCCGACCCCGGCATCGACATGCTGTTCACCGACATCATCATGCCCGGCGGGATGAGCGGCTGGGAGCTCGCCGATCAGGCCCGGCGGATTCGACCGGGTCTCCCGGTCCTGTTCACCTCCGGCTACGCGCTG